In a single window of the Arenicella chitinivorans genome:
- a CDS encoding transposase, whose product MPRLPRLDAPGVAQHVIQRGNNRQICFGADEDFAAYAAWLREYASKYQVDIHAWVFMTNHVHLLLTAHQPMGVSKLMQSLGRKYVQYFNFKYRRTGTLWEGRFRSCLVESESYVLACYRYIELNPVRARMVENPKDYRWSSYATNAMGLSSSLQTPHPSYLALGDSVSLRLDRYRDLFAHQLDAEVLKDIRLTTQKGLVLGTEAFQSQMAELLDRDVKHRPQGRPREKRL is encoded by the coding sequence ATGCCTAGATTACCAAGACTGGATGCGCCCGGTGTGGCGCAGCACGTGATACAGCGTGGCAATAATCGTCAAATATGTTTTGGCGCGGATGAGGATTTTGCGGCGTATGCTGCGTGGTTGAGGGAATACGCGAGTAAGTATCAGGTTGATATACACGCTTGGGTTTTTATGACCAATCACGTGCATTTGCTGTTGACGGCACATCAGCCTATGGGTGTGTCGAAACTGATGCAGTCGCTGGGCCGCAAATACGTTCAATATTTTAATTTTAAGTACCGACGGACGGGCACTTTATGGGAAGGCCGGTTTCGCTCCTGTTTGGTCGAATCAGAGAGCTATGTTTTGGCGTGTTATCGATACATCGAATTGAATCCGGTTAGGGCACGTATGGTGGAGAACCCAAAGGATTATCGTTGGTCCAGCTATGCTACTAATGCCATGGGATTGAGTTCATCCCTACAGACACCGCATCCGAGTTACTTAGCGTTAGGCGATTCAGTTAGTCTAAGATTGGATCGATACCGAGATTTGTTTGCTCACCAGTTGGATGCAGAGGTTTTGAAGGATATTCGTCTTACTACCCAGAAAGGCCTGGTGTTAGGGACAGAAGCCTTTCAGTCTCAGATGGCTGAGCTGCTTGACCGAGATGTTAAGCATCGGCCACAGGGTAGGCCTAGGGAAAAACGGCTCTGA
- a CDS encoding ExeM/NucH family extracellular endonuclease, with the protein MKKIVSLFAIQMALASANIFAASISELRVDDPGTDDDEYVELVGSPNESLANLTYLVIGDGSGGNNGVIESVINLSAQTIPADGIFVFSKTVTLLGGTVTSDFHVPSISFENNDNVTHLLVSGFTGSNGDDLDSNDDGTLDTTPWSTVVESVGLKISDSGEQIYSTTVVGPNGSKAPYHIFKCESDWVIGNEDNTAPNSQDTPGAENDCGGDPVDPDPDPVSRTIPEIQSASDASPLTGTEVTTSGIVTSIMMRNGQPNGYFLQDVTGDGDASTSDGIYVYEPNATVSVGDNITISATVAEFYGLTELTDSTNTTVNSSGNSLPTPAPVALPETTDGDLEQYEGMLVEITTPMTVSQSYFLGRYGQMTLASPDDAGNAGRLFQPTNMFPASSPEALTLADENQRRLLILDDGSDDQNPDTVPYLGKNPVAVIRAGDQVSNLVGVLDYGRINSNNPAGNDYRLHPTQAPVFTAINNRTGSPAPLEGTVRIASFNVLNYFTTIDNGSKSCGPVVQNYCRGADSSSEFIRQESKLVAAINSMNADVIGLIEIENNGFGAGSAIQSLVDALNADAGSTLYSVLPVNEGATPGLGDDLITVGFIYKPAKVTPVGTAATLNTGAFSQSISDNGRSRQPLAASFRDLASNEVFTAVVNHFKSKGAPNSPVGNGNDDQGDGQGSWNARRVEAANDLADWLATNPTGVNDPDILILGDLNAYAQEDPMLALASKGYTDLIKQKLGDTSYSYAFDGMFGSLDHALASSSLVSQVGGVTQWHINADEPRVIDYDEDFNPAGYFAPNAFRASDHDPVIVSLNFAATETCYVVPTASGSVVTFCL; encoded by the coding sequence ATGAAAAAAATAGTCTCGCTTTTTGCCATCCAGATGGCACTCGCGTCAGCGAATATATTTGCTGCTTCAATTAGTGAACTTCGTGTCGATGACCCTGGCACCGATGATGACGAATATGTCGAGCTTGTCGGCTCTCCGAACGAATCACTAGCAAACTTGACGTATCTGGTTATTGGCGACGGATCGGGCGGCAATAATGGCGTTATTGAATCAGTTATAAATCTGTCTGCACAAACGATTCCTGCCGACGGTATTTTCGTATTTTCTAAAACGGTTACATTACTCGGCGGCACAGTCACCAGTGATTTCCACGTGCCAAGCATCAGCTTTGAAAACAACGACAACGTCACACATTTATTAGTTTCAGGATTTACAGGTAGCAACGGCGACGACTTAGATAGCAATGATGATGGCACGCTCGACACCACGCCGTGGAGCACTGTCGTCGAATCAGTCGGCCTGAAGATCAGCGATAGCGGAGAGCAAATATACAGCACAACGGTCGTTGGTCCAAACGGCAGCAAGGCGCCATACCATATTTTTAAATGTGAATCCGATTGGGTGATCGGTAACGAAGATAATACCGCACCCAACTCCCAAGACACACCGGGAGCCGAAAACGATTGTGGCGGTGACCCAGTGGACCCGGATCCAGACCCAGTCAGCAGAACCATACCTGAAATCCAATCCGCAAGTGACGCTAGCCCATTGACTGGAACCGAGGTTACAACCAGCGGAATCGTTACCAGTATTATGATGCGCAATGGGCAGCCAAACGGATATTTCCTTCAAGACGTTACTGGCGATGGCGATGCATCAACCTCCGATGGCATTTATGTCTATGAGCCCAATGCAACTGTGTCGGTCGGCGACAACATCACAATCAGTGCCACAGTCGCTGAATTCTATGGCTTGACCGAGCTTACAGATTCGACCAACACCACGGTTAACTCATCCGGTAATTCACTGCCAACACCAGCGCCAGTGGCATTGCCAGAAACGACAGACGGCGATCTCGAGCAGTACGAAGGCATGCTGGTTGAGATCACCACACCGATGACCGTCAGTCAGAGTTATTTTCTTGGGCGCTATGGGCAGATGACGCTGGCGTCACCCGATGACGCAGGCAATGCCGGAAGACTCTTCCAGCCAACCAATATGTTCCCAGCAAGCTCTCCTGAGGCGCTTACCTTAGCGGATGAAAACCAACGACGACTTTTAATTTTGGATGATGGAAGTGACGACCAAAACCCAGACACCGTACCGTATCTTGGCAAAAACCCTGTAGCGGTGATTCGGGCGGGCGATCAAGTATCCAATCTGGTTGGCGTACTCGACTACGGGCGTATTAATTCAAACAATCCGGCTGGCAACGACTACCGCTTGCATCCGACCCAAGCGCCAGTGTTCACTGCCATCAACAATCGCACAGGATCACCTGCCCCCCTAGAAGGCACAGTTCGAATTGCAAGCTTCAACGTGCTCAACTACTTCACCACGATCGACAACGGTAGCAAGTCGTGTGGACCTGTAGTTCAAAACTATTGCCGCGGCGCAGATTCAAGCAGCGAGTTCATACGCCAAGAAAGTAAATTGGTAGCAGCCATTAACAGCATGAATGCGGACGTCATTGGCTTGATCGAAATCGAGAACAATGGCTTCGGTGCTGGCAGTGCAATTCAGTCGCTGGTAGATGCATTGAATGCAGATGCCGGTTCCACACTGTATAGCGTACTCCCGGTGAATGAAGGTGCAACACCCGGTCTAGGAGATGACCTGATTACGGTTGGCTTCATTTATAAACCCGCCAAGGTAACACCGGTCGGTACTGCGGCGACCTTAAATACCGGCGCATTCTCACAATCGATCAGCGACAATGGACGCTCACGACAACCGCTGGCAGCAAGCTTTCGAGACCTTGCGTCTAACGAGGTCTTTACTGCCGTGGTAAACCATTTCAAATCCAAAGGCGCGCCAAACTCGCCAGTTGGTAACGGCAATGATGACCAGGGCGATGGCCAAGGTTCTTGGAACGCACGTCGAGTAGAAGCGGCTAATGATTTGGCAGATTGGCTCGCCACCAACCCCACCGGTGTGAATGATCCTGACATTCTGATTTTGGGAGATTTGAACGCGTATGCTCAGGAAGACCCAATGCTGGCACTCGCCAGTAAAGGTTATACAGACCTGATCAAACAAAAACTCGGAGACACTTCTTACTCATACGCGTTTGACGGTATGTTTGGTTCACTCGATCACGCCTTAGCCTCCAGCTCTCTCGTGTCTCAAGTCGGCGGTGTAACACAATGGCATATCAACGCCGATGAACCCAGAGTGATTGACTACGATGAAGACTTTAACCCTGCGGGTTATTTTGCGCCCAATGCATTCCGTGCCTCAGATCATGACCCCGTCATCGTCAGTTTGAACTTCGCAGCAACGGAGACTTGCTACGTTGTGCCAACAGCGAGTGGCAGCGTTGTAACGTTCTGTTTGTAA
- the xth gene encoding exodeoxyribonuclease III, translating into MKIASWNVNSLRVRMQHVCDWLQANQPDLLCLQELKMPDTEFPADQFKSLGYHSAATGQKTYNGVAILSKHELADVVTDLPNFDDPMRRYIAASVPWLNGKHLRIVNVYVPNGQALDSDKFVYKRQWFAALQQAMRTTLNKHENTVLVGDFNITPGNIDVHDPKRWEGKIHCSDTERLMLQKLMSEGLYDTFRQFHDEGSKFSWWDYRGAGYNANEGLRIDLVLSSANMLLAAQDSWIDEAPRKLERPSDHTPVVAHYSA; encoded by the coding sequence ATGAAAATAGCCTCCTGGAATGTGAACTCGCTGCGAGTTCGCATGCAACACGTCTGTGACTGGTTGCAAGCGAATCAACCTGACTTATTATGCCTGCAAGAGCTCAAGATGCCAGACACTGAGTTCCCTGCCGACCAATTCAAATCACTCGGATACCACAGTGCCGCCACCGGGCAAAAAACCTACAACGGCGTTGCGATTCTGAGTAAGCACGAATTAGCCGATGTGGTAACCGACCTGCCAAATTTCGACGACCCAATGCGCCGCTACATTGCGGCCAGCGTTCCATGGTTAAATGGCAAACACCTTCGGATCGTCAATGTCTATGTACCCAATGGACAGGCGCTCGACTCCGATAAATTTGTCTATAAACGTCAATGGTTCGCGGCCTTGCAACAGGCCATGCGAACGACCTTAAACAAACACGAGAATACGGTACTGGTTGGTGATTTTAATATCACGCCTGGCAATATTGATGTGCATGACCCAAAGCGCTGGGAGGGCAAAATTCACTGCTCAGACACTGAACGCCTGATGCTGCAAAAACTCATGAGCGAAGGTCTATACGACACCTTTCGACAGTTCCACGATGAAGGCAGTAAGTTTTCATGGTGGGATTATCGCGGCGCAGGCTACAACGCCAACGAAGGCTTACGCATTGACCTAGTTCTAAGCTCTGCCAACATGTTACTCGCGGCGCAGGATAGCTGGATCGACGAAGCACCGCGTAAACTTGAGCGACCTTCCGACCACACGCCGGTCGTTGCGCACTACAGCGCTTAG
- a CDS encoding glutaredoxin family protein: protein MKLSNYIRVVSVALLTTLISTSAGAQKLYKWVDAQGNISYQDQPPPESGKLLEEKTVAQGKSNAATATGNQPTIKVYTVDSCAPCAQVVLNLMKMGVPHVELPLNDDREAQSLILEKTSSLIAPTILIGDQVLQAPSEADLKQSVIDAGYEVTE, encoded by the coding sequence ATGAAACTATCCAATTACATTCGCGTGGTCAGTGTCGCCCTACTCACGACTCTGATCAGCACCTCAGCAGGCGCGCAAAAGCTCTATAAATGGGTTGATGCGCAAGGCAATATTTCCTATCAGGATCAACCACCACCAGAAAGCGGCAAGCTGCTTGAAGAGAAGACGGTGGCACAAGGTAAATCCAACGCAGCAACGGCAACAGGAAACCAACCGACAATTAAAGTGTACACGGTTGACAGTTGTGCGCCTTGTGCACAAGTCGTACTAAATCTGATGAAGATGGGTGTTCCGCATGTCGAGCTGCCCTTGAACGATGATCGTGAAGCACAGAGCCTAATCTTAGAAAAGACCTCGAGCTTAATCGCACCAACCATTTTGATCGGCGACCAGGTATTACAGGCCCCGTCCGAGGCGGATTTAAAGCAATCTGTTATCGACGCAGGTTACGAAGTCACCGAATAA
- the lysA gene encoding diaminopimelate decarboxylase, whose amino-acid sequence MTFFAYHAGELYAEQVPLSRVAQQVGTPAYVYSRAAIENQWRALDDAFGDYPHTICYAVKANSNIAILNLLARLGSGFDIVSEGELRRVLAAGGDPSKVVYSGVAKSVHELEFALKSNVRSINIESVAELHRLQAVAASLGVTASIAIRVNPDVDPETHPYISTGMEKAKFGVTMEAAFEAYKLAHTMPNIEVHGIACHIGSQITKTSPFTDALEIVLNMVKRLAQAGIQIQQLDLGGGLGINYQGETPPAADEYVQAMIAGVAAHGIDLPIAIEPGRYIAGNSGVMLTTVEYTKHNTSKNFAIVDAGMNDLMRPALYQAHHEIIPVRTDSSAEPVSYDVVGPVCESADVLGYERELALQSGDLLAVCSAGAYSFAMSNNYNSRTRPPEVMVDGDQIHVIRRRETFDQLIQGERQLPD is encoded by the coding sequence ATGACATTCTTTGCTTATCATGCTGGCGAGCTTTACGCCGAGCAAGTTCCCTTGAGTCGTGTCGCACAACAAGTCGGCACGCCCGCCTACGTTTATTCACGCGCGGCCATTGAAAACCAATGGCGCGCACTGGACGATGCCTTTGGCGATTACCCGCATACCATTTGCTATGCCGTTAAAGCGAACAGCAATATCGCCATTTTAAATCTGTTGGCGCGCCTGGGATCCGGGTTTGACATCGTGTCCGAAGGCGAACTGCGTCGCGTTCTGGCGGCCGGCGGTGATCCGTCTAAGGTGGTGTATTCCGGCGTGGCAAAATCAGTGCACGAACTCGAGTTTGCACTCAAGAGTAACGTGCGCAGTATCAATATCGAATCGGTCGCTGAACTGCATCGACTGCAGGCGGTGGCCGCGTCGCTCGGTGTCACGGCGTCCATTGCGATTCGAGTCAATCCGGACGTCGACCCGGAAACACATCCGTATATTTCGACCGGCATGGAAAAAGCGAAATTCGGCGTCACCATGGAAGCCGCGTTCGAGGCCTATAAACTGGCTCATACCATGCCCAACATTGAGGTGCATGGGATCGCGTGTCATATCGGTTCGCAAATCACCAAAACCAGCCCCTTCACCGACGCGCTGGAAATTGTACTTAATATGGTGAAACGACTCGCACAGGCAGGTATTCAGATTCAGCAGCTGGATCTTGGCGGTGGCTTGGGTATCAATTACCAAGGCGAGACCCCACCAGCGGCAGACGAATATGTGCAAGCAATGATAGCTGGCGTGGCCGCACACGGGATTGATCTACCCATCGCGATTGAACCAGGCCGGTATATCGCCGGCAACTCTGGGGTCATGCTTACCACGGTGGAATATACCAAACACAACACCAGCAAAAATTTCGCGATTGTGGACGCGGGCATGAACGATCTAATGCGACCAGCGTTGTATCAAGCACACCATGAAATCATTCCCGTGCGTACCGACTCGAGCGCCGAACCAGTCTCTTACGACGTGGTTGGGCCAGTTTGTGAGTCAGCGGATGTGCTGGGGTATGAACGTGAACTTGCGCTACAATCCGGTGATCTCTTGGCAGTTTGTTCAGCTGGCGCCTACAGCTTTGCGATGAGTAACAACTATAATTCTCGCACCAGACCGCCGGAAGTGATGGTTGACGGAGACCAAATCCATGTAATTCGACGCCGCGAAACGTTTGATCAATTGATTCAAGGCGAGCGCCAACTGCCGGATTAA
- the lptM gene encoding LPS translocon maturation chaperone LptM has protein sequence MSRSFSLLLLLALAAGVTACGQKGPLIVDKPVTEQVETQEKELEETK, from the coding sequence ATGTCTAGATCATTTTCGCTACTCTTGTTGCTGGCACTTGCTGCCGGTGTGACTGCCTGCGGCCAAAAAGGCCCATTAATCGTAGACAAACCGGTTACAGAGCAAGTCGAAACACAAGAAAAAGAGCTCGAAGAAACCAAATAA
- the argH gene encoding argininosuccinate lyase, with amino-acid sequence MANQQRTGKKPWGGRFTEATDELVEAFTESISFDARLYRQDIQGSIAHSQMLAKIGVLSDQEAADIEQGLLRIQEQIEADTFTWLTELEDVHMNIEARLTEDIGDAGKKLHTGRSRNDQVATDIRLYMREASDQVVQLIQQLQLALVTLADNEVDTIMPGFTHLQVAQPISLAHHLLAWNEMLERDVERVIDCRKRINVMPLGSAALAGTSFALDRDLTCELLGFDRPTRNSLDAVSDRDFLIEFASAASLAMMHLSRMCEELILWASESYKFIEIGDAFCTGSSIMPQKKNPDIAEIVRGKSARVIGNLHALLVLMKSQPLAYNRDNQEDKEPIFDTVDTLLASLQVFAAMIPSIRFNRDRMYQAALKGYATATDLAEYLVRLHVPFRDAHEIVGNTVHYAIEQNKPLSDLSLNELQSFGPMIQDDVYDVLTLEGSINSRAHFGGTAPARVREALDAARTRLQTD; translated from the coding sequence ATGGCGAATCAACAACGCACCGGCAAGAAGCCGTGGGGCGGCCGTTTTACCGAAGCAACCGACGAACTCGTCGAAGCCTTTACCGAGTCCATCAGCTTCGACGCCAGACTTTATCGGCAGGACATTCAAGGCTCAATTGCACACAGCCAGATGCTCGCAAAAATCGGCGTGCTATCCGACCAGGAAGCAGCGGACATCGAGCAGGGCTTGCTTCGTATTCAAGAACAGATCGAGGCCGACACATTTACCTGGTTGACCGAACTAGAAGACGTGCACATGAACATCGAGGCGCGCTTGACTGAGGACATTGGTGATGCCGGAAAAAAGCTGCATACCGGTCGCTCACGCAATGATCAAGTAGCCACCGATATTCGTCTGTACATGCGTGAAGCGAGCGATCAGGTGGTACAACTGATCCAACAACTGCAACTGGCCTTGGTAACACTCGCGGACAACGAAGTCGACACCATCATGCCCGGGTTCACACACCTGCAAGTGGCGCAGCCCATCAGCCTAGCGCACCACCTGCTAGCATGGAATGAAATGCTCGAAAGAGATGTCGAGCGCGTGATCGATTGCCGCAAACGGATTAACGTCATGCCGCTGGGTTCTGCCGCGCTGGCTGGCACCAGCTTTGCGCTGGATCGTGACCTGACTTGCGAGCTACTGGGATTTGATCGCCCAACACGCAACTCCCTCGATGCAGTCTCTGATCGTGATTTTTTGATCGAATTCGCATCCGCAGCCAGCCTCGCCATGATGCATTTGTCGCGCATGTGTGAGGAACTCATTCTCTGGGCCTCAGAGAGCTATAAATTCATTGAGATCGGCGACGCTTTCTGTACTGGTTCGAGCATCATGCCGCAGAAGAAAAACCCGGACATTGCCGAAATTGTCCGTGGCAAGAGCGCGCGCGTGATCGGAAATTTGCACGCCTTGCTGGTACTGATGAAGTCTCAGCCACTGGCGTACAATCGCGACAACCAGGAAGATAAAGAACCGATCTTTGACACGGTGGATACCCTACTTGCCTCGCTACAAGTGTTTGCCGCCATGATCCCAAGCATTCGCTTCAATCGTGATCGCATGTATCAGGCCGCACTCAAGGGCTACGCCACCGCCACCGATCTAGCGGAATATCTGGTGCGTTTGCACGTTCCGTTTCGAGATGCTCATGAAATCGTCGGCAACACCGTGCATTATGCAATCGAGCAAAATAAACCACTCTCTGACTTGAGCCTGAATGAACTGCAATCTTTTGGACCCATGATTCAAGATGATGTGTATGATGTACTCACGCTCGAGGGCTCGATAAACTCACGCGCCCATTTTGGTGGTACCGCGCCAGCCCGCGTGCGTGAAGCACTCGACGCGGCGCGTACTCGACTTCAGACTGATTAA
- a CDS encoding uroporphyrinogen-III synthase — MALNTITKPIVLLTRQHRFLGNTAAILHRLDYQPTHVPTLKVDEVHDLAVKRVLEQLDTFTDVIFVSRNAVEFGLPLIAQYGGMPPIARVMAVGAETAKQLYRHGIDAHFPDHGQGAEALLKVDTMQDLRGSRVLIVRGELGLDWPAEEMRKRGAEVIEAKCYRQSLPSASSKQLHEILDQRKPIEGVFVHSQQSLIHLIELAGSESDQLLSSTLVAGSNKIAQRAKEFGWTGAIEVAESPSNKHMMIAFSR, encoded by the coding sequence ATGGCATTGAATACCATTACCAAGCCAATTGTGTTGTTGACCAGACAGCATCGCTTTTTGGGTAACACGGCGGCGATACTACACCGTCTCGATTACCAGCCCACGCACGTACCGACTTTGAAAGTGGATGAAGTGCATGATTTGGCGGTGAAGCGGGTTCTGGAGCAGCTCGATACATTCACCGATGTTATTTTCGTGTCGCGTAATGCGGTCGAATTCGGGCTGCCCTTGATTGCTCAGTATGGCGGCATGCCGCCGATCGCGCGAGTGATGGCAGTTGGTGCAGAAACCGCTAAACAATTATACCGGCATGGCATTGATGCTCATTTTCCAGACCACGGCCAAGGTGCAGAAGCGTTGTTAAAGGTGGATACCATGCAAGACTTACGCGGCAGCCGCGTGTTGATCGTGCGTGGTGAGTTAGGGCTAGACTGGCCTGCCGAAGAAATGCGCAAACGTGGGGCGGAAGTGATTGAGGCAAAATGCTACCGACAATCACTGCCGTCTGCCAGTTCCAAACAATTGCACGAGATATTGGATCAGCGCAAGCCGATTGAAGGCGTGTTTGTGCACAGTCAGCAATCACTCATTCATCTAATTGAGTTGGCAGGCAGTGAGTCTGATCAATTATTGTCTTCAACACTGGTCGCTGGTAGTAACAAGATTGCTCAGCGGGCTAAAGAGTTCGGTTGGACCGGCGCGATCGAGGTCGCTGAATCACCGTCAAATAAGCATATGATGATCGCTTTTTCGCGCTAA
- a CDS encoding uroporphyrinogen-III C-methyltransferase, whose protein sequence is MSDSSKPESTKAVSSKPASKKRSKRAASKNAVRTTTSAKPASTDVTAADANQPNPSPEQLSASAAAPREKESSVMNNPTPPQSSAPAAPVQPAKSGGGLATGLSVIAILVSLGALGGSAYTWYENNVQRAERNAQLVVGVAEIQGEVKRITDSVARVQAQQSSVVTEPMLTAKMLQESTRVDNALRELDQGQSALTEAMTQINASLQQGVNSYIIDEVGQLLKLANNNVLFAGDIDSAVKALTLADSQLKQLADPRFSVVRQKINQEIGLLNNAEQVDVEQITGELQAMAARIPALKLENERPSLAPVVIEPELTEEEKTTFLGGLREFWADLVNRFDIQRIDQPPKPLLAPEQRYFLNQNLQLQLAKAELAALQGRNTVYQASLQSAEQWLTEYFDMKTPEVQEVLTQLRSMQAQKVRVDLPPVTESYTLLQTIKGGQ, encoded by the coding sequence ATGAGTGATTCCAGCAAACCAGAATCAACGAAAGCGGTTTCCAGTAAACCGGCGAGCAAAAAAAGATCTAAACGCGCAGCCAGCAAGAATGCGGTGCGCACGACCACATCAGCTAAACCGGCATCAACCGATGTTACCGCTGCTGATGCCAATCAGCCTAACCCATCTCCGGAACAACTGTCTGCGTCCGCAGCGGCGCCGCGAGAGAAAGAATCTAGCGTCATGAATAATCCAACACCTCCTCAGTCCTCCGCCCCGGCGGCACCTGTTCAGCCAGCGAAATCGGGTGGAGGTCTGGCCACGGGATTAAGCGTGATCGCGATCTTGGTTTCTCTTGGTGCGCTTGGTGGCTCGGCTTATACCTGGTACGAAAACAATGTACAACGTGCCGAGCGTAATGCGCAGCTGGTGGTCGGTGTGGCTGAGATTCAAGGCGAAGTTAAACGAATTACGGACTCTGTGGCGCGCGTCCAAGCACAACAATCCAGTGTCGTGACTGAGCCTATGCTGACGGCGAAAATGTTGCAAGAGAGTACGCGTGTCGATAATGCGCTCAGAGAGTTGGATCAAGGGCAGTCGGCATTGACCGAAGCAATGACGCAAATTAATGCGTCACTGCAACAGGGGGTTAACAGCTATATCATTGACGAAGTCGGGCAGTTGCTGAAGTTGGCAAACAATAATGTGTTGTTCGCCGGTGACATTGATTCGGCTGTCAAAGCATTGACCTTGGCAGACAGTCAGCTAAAGCAATTAGCAGATCCCCGCTTTTCTGTCGTGCGACAAAAAATTAATCAGGAGATCGGCTTATTGAACAACGCAGAACAGGTTGATGTTGAGCAAATCACTGGCGAATTGCAGGCGATGGCAGCACGCATACCAGCGCTTAAGCTGGAAAATGAGCGGCCAAGCTTAGCGCCTGTGGTGATCGAACCTGAGTTGACAGAGGAGGAGAAAACCACCTTTCTTGGCGGCTTGCGTGAGTTTTGGGCTGATTTGGTGAATCGTTTCGATATTCAACGAATTGATCAGCCGCCTAAGCCGTTACTGGCGCCAGAGCAACGATATTTCCTGAACCAGAATCTGCAGCTGCAGTTAGCTAAAGCGGAATTGGCGGCATTGCAGGGTCGCAATACCGTGTATCAGGCTAGTTTGCAGAGTGCCGAGCAATGGCTCACCGAATACTTTGATATGAAGACGCCTGAAGTACAAGAGGTGCTGACGCAATTGAGATCCATGCAGGCGCAGAAAGTGCGCGTGGACTTGCCGCCGGTCACGGAGTCTTACACGCTCCTGCAAACAATTAAAGGCGGGCAATAG
- a CDS encoding heme biosynthesis protein HemY, with translation MRSILVIALACLAAYGLFLLGGVQPGNYVKIYVGVYLWEMSFVEFLVFVFLLFLAWQLFFWLVKSVWRAPSSFSGWRTRRAHKKADAALGSGYLSLIKGDWKRAEKSLVSKTDASRVPYVNYLAAAQAAQEQGRLVTRDEYLNAAYKAAPKERLAIGLTKARLHQSAGQWEQAAATLVDIADIGQSNAQFTAMLMQTHQQLGNWDKAIALLPVARKQQALPAEVLDKIYDDAHTASLRAAADKDAAWKNLPREQRKRVANVALYASHLIHQRDGATAEKLIRTALKSDWSDELAHLYGDIPSEKPGKLRRVVEGWLMARPENAELNLAAGQFAIREKNLELAKEYLQKAIELAQLPKAYALLGDVYESANESGKALQLFRAGMHRMAKTTDAELIQEVTGSSAGELILAPQPNSSKD, from the coding sequence ATGCGCAGTATTCTGGTGATTGCTTTGGCCTGTTTGGCCGCGTATGGCTTATTCCTGCTCGGAGGCGTGCAGCCAGGTAACTACGTCAAGATTTACGTTGGTGTGTACCTCTGGGAAATGAGCTTTGTTGAGTTTTTGGTATTCGTTTTCTTACTGTTCCTCGCTTGGCAGTTATTTTTCTGGTTGGTTAAGTCGGTTTGGCGGGCGCCGTCGTCATTTTCGGGCTGGCGTACCCGGCGAGCACACAAAAAAGCCGATGCCGCTTTGGGGTCTGGTTATTTGTCCCTGATTAAGGGGGACTGGAAACGCGCAGAAAAAAGCCTGGTGAGTAAAACCGATGCCAGTCGCGTGCCTTACGTGAACTACCTGGCGGCCGCACAAGCGGCGCAGGAGCAAGGGCGGCTGGTGACTCGGGATGAGTATCTAAATGCCGCCTACAAAGCAGCACCCAAAGAGCGGCTTGCTATTGGACTAACCAAAGCTCGTTTGCATCAATCTGCCGGGCAATGGGAGCAGGCAGCGGCTACCTTGGTTGACATTGCGGATATCGGTCAATCAAATGCACAATTTACCGCGATGCTGATGCAAACCCATCAGCAACTTGGTAACTGGGATAAAGCCATAGCCTTGTTGCCGGTCGCTCGTAAACAGCAGGCGTTGCCCGCCGAAGTGTTGGACAAAATTTATGATGACGCACACACTGCGAGCCTGCGAGCCGCGGCAGATAAAGATGCGGCGTGGAAAAATTTACCCAGAGAGCAGCGTAAACGTGTCGCCAATGTGGCGCTGTATGCCAGCCACTTAATTCACCAACGTGACGGTGCGACGGCTGAAAAGCTAATTCGAACCGCATTGAAGTCCGATTGGAGTGACGAGTTGGCGCATTTGTACGGGGATATCCCAAGTGAGAAGCCAGGTAAACTGCGTCGTGTGGTTGAAGGTTGGTTGATGGCGCGCCCAGAGAATGCCGAACTGAATCTGGCGGCGGGTCAATTCGCAATTCGAGAGAAAAATTTAGAGTTGGCAAAAGAGTACCTGCAGAAAGCCATTGAATTGGCTCAGTTGCCAAAAGCCTACGCCTTGTTGGGCGATGTGTATGAGTCCGCAAATGAGAGTGGCAAAGCGTTGCAGTTGTTTCGCGCTGGTATGCATCGGATGGCTAAGACCACCGATGCCGAATTGATTCAGGAAGTCACAGGTAGTAGCGCTGGTGAATTAATACTGGCCCCACAGCCCAATTCATCTAAGGACTAA